A stretch of Rhodothermales bacterium DNA encodes these proteins:
- a CDS encoding ribonuclease HII: protein MPERASDAQQRKEREAISPSLDIEKIYWRQGWSRVAGADEAGRGCLAGPVVAAAVVFPPDVYLQGVRDSKTMPAEQRERMAIDIRREAVAVGIGICSPEEIDHLNILWASLEAMRRATVNLMIDPDIVLIDGNRSFPNPAWPTRTIVKGDALSHSIAAASIIAKTVRDGLMRDLDATHPEYGWARNAGYPTPAHYRALATHGPTTYHRRTFRLTPVRIP from the coding sequence ATGCCTGAAAGGGCTTCTGATGCACAGCAAAGAAAGGAACGGGAAGCGATTAGTCCATCACTCGACATAGAAAAGATCTACTGGCGGCAGGGTTGGTCTCGGGTGGCCGGCGCGGACGAGGCCGGACGAGGCTGCCTGGCCGGCCCGGTCGTGGCGGCGGCGGTTGTTTTTCCTCCGGACGTGTATCTTCAGGGCGTACGAGATAGCAAGACGATGCCGGCCGAACAACGGGAACGGATGGCGATCGACATCCGACGGGAGGCGGTCGCGGTGGGCATCGGCATCTGTTCGCCGGAAGAAATCGACCACCTCAACATCCTGTGGGCTTCACTCGAAGCCATGCGGAGGGCAACGGTCAACCTGATGATCGACCCGGATATTGTCCTGATCGACGGCAACCGTTCGTTTCCGAACCCGGCATGGCCCACACGCACCATCGTGAAGGGCGACGCCCTCTCCCACAGCATCGCGGCAGCGTCGATCATCGCGAAGACGGTCCGCGATGGCCTGATGCGCGATCTGGACGCGACGCATCCCGAGTACGGCTGGGCCCGCAACGCCGGCTACCCGACCCCCGCGCACTACCGGGCTCTGGCCACACACGGCCCGACGACGTACCATCGCCGTACGTTCCGTCTCACGCCGGTGCGTATCCCCTGA
- a CDS encoding Gfo/Idh/MocA family oxidoreductase, translating into MAKKVNVAIIGLGFGAEFIPIYQRHPDAVCYAVCQRNEDKLHEIGDAFGIEVRYTDYQSVLDDPNIDAVHINTPIAVHGIMSLQALQAGKHTACTVPMATTVEECLRIAEAQRASGKNYMMMETAVYTREFLYAKELLDSGKLGKIQFLRGSHQQNMGLPGWPAYWYGFPPMHYATHAVSPLLALAGTTVDEVVCFGSGRIQEEYVPLYGSPFAVESALMKLRDSELACEVTRSLFHTIRQYRESFDVYGTQRSFEWEQLFEEGMVLFSGFEDAERVKVPDYGHRLPREIQSFTQAGVYDEEHEHTSFIQGSGHGGSHPHLANEFIESIVQGRAPMPDAATSANWTMAGLCAHDSAMKGGVAITVPRVD; encoded by the coding sequence ATGGCGAAAAAAGTCAACGTCGCAATCATCGGGCTCGGCTTCGGGGCCGAGTTCATCCCCATCTACCAGCGCCACCCGGACGCCGTCTGCTACGCCGTCTGCCAGCGCAATGAAGACAAGCTGCACGAGATCGGCGATGCGTTTGGCATCGAGGTGCGGTATACCGACTACCAGTCGGTCCTGGACGACCCGAACATCGATGCCGTGCACATCAATACGCCCATCGCCGTGCATGGCATCATGAGCTTGCAGGCGCTGCAGGCCGGCAAACACACGGCCTGCACGGTACCCATGGCCACCACCGTGGAGGAGTGCCTGCGGATCGCCGAGGCGCAGCGCGCCAGTGGGAAGAACTATATGATGATGGAGACGGCGGTCTACACACGCGAGTTTTTGTATGCGAAGGAGTTGCTCGATAGTGGGAAACTGGGCAAGATCCAGTTCCTGCGCGGCTCGCATCAGCAGAATATGGGGTTGCCTGGATGGCCGGCCTACTGGTATGGCTTCCCACCGATGCATTACGCCACCCACGCCGTCAGTCCGCTCCTGGCGCTTGCCGGCACCACGGTCGATGAGGTCGTCTGTTTTGGGTCCGGCCGGATCCAGGAGGAATACGTTCCGCTGTACGGCTCGCCGTTCGCCGTGGAATCGGCCCTGATGAAGCTGCGCGATTCGGAGCTCGCCTGCGAGGTCACGCGTTCGCTCTTCCACACCATCCGCCAGTACCGCGAGAGCTTCGATGTCTACGGCACCCAGCGCTCGTTCGAATGGGAGCAGCTGTTCGAGGAAGGGATGGTGCTGTTTTCCGGTTTTGAGGACGCGGAGCGGGTTAAAGTGCCCGACTACGGTCATCGCCTCCCGCGCGAGATTCAGTCCTTCACTCAGGCAGGCGTATACGACGAAGAACACGAGCACACCTCCTTCATCCAGGGCAGTGGCCACGGCGGATCCCATCCCCACCTCGCCAACGAGTTCATCGAGTCCATCGTCCAGGGCCGGGCACCGATGCCCGACGCGGCCACTTCCGCGAACTGGACCATGGCCGGCCTCTGCGCGCACGACTCGGCCATGAAAGGCGGCGTAGCGATCACGGTACCCCGGGTCGACTGA
- a CDS encoding TorF family putative porin, translating into MRPVLLLLAVLILGNIRPAAAQSFSLGADVVSRYIWRGVDFGESMSVQPALEFSAGALTVGSWASYSISASGAYANEHDLYASVALGPITVGITDYHFPAPGNDSLGLDYFNYEDGGSHFLELNVGAGGTETFPLSISANIFFHNDDDNSVYIQLDYPFTVEDVDLGVTVAFVPQESAFYRTSAFGFVNLGLSASRELKITDSFSLPVSVAYMINPTPNAARSFLVFGVSL; encoded by the coding sequence ATGCGACCTGTACTCCTTCTGCTAGCCGTTCTAATTTTAGGAAACATTCGCCCCGCGGCGGCTCAGTCGTTTAGCCTGGGCGCCGATGTCGTCAGCCGGTACATCTGGCGCGGGGTCGACTTTGGCGAGTCGATGAGTGTTCAGCCCGCGCTTGAATTCAGTGCGGGCGCTTTGACGGTCGGTTCATGGGCCTCCTACTCGATCTCGGCTTCGGGAGCGTATGCCAACGAGCATGACCTGTATGCAAGCGTGGCGCTTGGGCCCATCACGGTGGGTATCACGGATTATCACTTCCCGGCGCCGGGTAACGACTCGCTCGGCCTCGACTACTTCAACTACGAGGATGGCGGTTCGCACTTTCTGGAACTGAACGTGGGCGCCGGCGGGACGGAGACCTTTCCCCTCTCGATTTCGGCGAACATTTTCTTCCACAACGACGACGACAACTCGGTCTACATCCAGCTGGATTACCCCTTCACGGTGGAGGATGTGGATCTGGGCGTGACAGTCGCGTTTGTGCCTCAGGAAAGCGCGTTTTACCGCACGTCGGCCTTCGGATTCGTGAATCTCGGTCTGTCGGCGTCCCGCGAACTCAAGATCACCGACTCCTTCTCGTTGCCGGTTTCGGTAGCCTACATGATCAACCCAACGCCGAATGCGGCGCGGAGCTTTCTGGTGTTCGGCGTCAGCCTGTAG
- the murF gene encoding UDP-N-acetylmuramoyl-tripeptide--D-alanyl-D-alanine ligase — protein MDALFQILYSLGIAAATLSALWRCWQRLRFYLHMLQLESYKPPRFRSWLRSRGRSQIVRISHILGLLLVATAAFHRYGAVAAALLWTIAFASSRHYLGFQIKKPIAFTGRMKRLAGAAFVCATAPVAGGALLAFSAGPLQGAAGYLLGWLAADLLAPLWVLLAAYLMAPYERWLQNGFKRQATETLRRRTDLQVIGVTGSYGKTSVKFIVAEILRQRGNVLATPGSYNTPMGICLVINEQLKPEHQLLVLEMGMRYRGDLRELCAIAAPDLGIVTSVGPAHLETMGSIEAIAAEKSDLLGGLKPGGVAVLNADDPNVEAMAARAPGKVWRVSAGAVPDADIVARDLVYGPEGLSFIVRDDTGAEHPFRSQLLGQHNVVNILLGVAVGRHYGMRLRQIAHAVARIEPIEHRLQLRRQGTYTIIDDAFNANPVGARHALDVLGAFTGGQRVVVTPGMVELGARQEEENRLFGEHMAGQVDLAILIGDEQTRPIQEGLRRRAFPEDHILIYPSFSDARAYLDCHLQAGDTVLFENDLPDTYNARS, from the coding sequence ATGGACGCATTGTTTCAGATCCTCTACAGCCTGGGCATCGCCGCCGCTACGTTGAGCGCGTTATGGCGATGCTGGCAACGCCTGCGATTCTACCTGCACATGCTGCAGTTGGAGTCTTATAAACCACCCCGGTTTCGGTCCTGGCTACGCTCCCGCGGGCGTAGCCAGATCGTACGTATATCCCATATCCTCGGCCTGCTCCTCGTTGCGACAGCCGCCTTTCACCGGTACGGCGCCGTCGCGGCAGCCCTGTTGTGGACGATTGCCTTCGCTTCATCCCGGCATTACCTCGGATTTCAGATCAAGAAGCCGATTGCCTTCACGGGCCGGATGAAGCGCCTCGCTGGCGCCGCCTTCGTATGCGCAACGGCCCCGGTCGCCGGCGGCGCGCTGCTGGCTTTTTCCGCGGGCCCCCTCCAGGGCGCCGCAGGATACCTGCTCGGGTGGCTCGCGGCGGACCTCCTCGCTCCGCTCTGGGTGCTCCTGGCTGCCTACCTCATGGCGCCCTATGAACGTTGGCTCCAGAATGGGTTCAAACGACAGGCCACCGAGACGCTGCGCCGGCGAACCGACCTGCAGGTGATCGGGGTCACGGGCTCCTATGGCAAGACAAGCGTCAAGTTCATCGTGGCCGAAATCCTGCGTCAGCGGGGGAACGTGCTCGCTACTCCGGGCTCCTATAACACTCCCATGGGTATCTGTCTCGTTATTAACGAACAGCTCAAGCCGGAACACCAGCTACTCGTCCTCGAGATGGGCATGCGGTATCGGGGCGATCTTCGGGAGTTGTGCGCCATCGCCGCGCCCGACCTGGGCATCGTCACGTCCGTCGGGCCGGCGCACCTCGAAACGATGGGCTCTATCGAAGCGATCGCGGCCGAAAAAAGCGACCTGCTCGGAGGGCTCAAACCCGGCGGAGTCGCGGTGCTAAACGCCGATGACCCGAATGTCGAGGCGATGGCGGCCCGCGCACCGGGCAAGGTGTGGCGCGTATCCGCAGGCGCCGTGCCGGACGCCGACATCGTGGCCCGCGATCTCGTCTACGGTCCGGAAGGCCTGTCTTTTATCGTGCGGGATGACACGGGCGCCGAACATCCTTTCCGGTCGCAGTTGCTCGGGCAGCACAATGTCGTCAATATCTTGCTGGGCGTGGCCGTCGGCCGGCACTATGGCATGCGCCTCCGACAGATTGCCCATGCCGTCGCCCGGATCGAACCGATCGAACACCGCCTCCAGCTACGACGACAGGGAACGTACACGATCATTGACGACGCATTCAACGCAAACCCGGTGGGCGCACGGCATGCGCTGGACGTGCTGGGAGCGTTCACCGGCGGGCAGCGCGTCGTCGTCACGCCCGGGATGGTCGAACTCGGCGCCCGCCAGGAGGAAGAAAACCGCCTCTTCGGCGAACACATGGCCGGCCAGGTCGACCTCGCCATCCTCATCGGCGACGAACAGACGCGTCCCATCCAGGAAGGCCTCCGCCGGAGAGCTTTCCCGGAGGACCACATCCTCATCTACCCCTCCTTTTCCGATGCCCGCGCCTACCTCGACTGCCATCTCCAGGCCGGCGACACCGTGCTCTTCGAAAACGACCTGCCCGACACCTACAACGCCCGTTCCTGA
- a CDS encoding alpha/beta hydrolase, whose translation MTDPSTWVSRLQVERSGPPDADTVILLHGWGSNASLMHALALPLAATYRVLAPDLPGHGTTPPPPEPWGVPEYARLIAAFMASEGLRRAPIIGHSNGGRIALYMASEPEFAPLIERLVLISPSGIRPSRSAGYYLRSGLARTLKAPMTLLPPRLRAIGMDWLRHTWIWPMLGSSDFRQLQGVMRETFVKTVTCYLEDRLDRITAPVLILWGTRDDAISHTQMTTLVSGLPNATLVPLQDAGHYGYLDQPALTSEAITRFLEPTPAA comes from the coding sequence ATGACTGACCCGAGCACGTGGGTATCCCGCCTCCAGGTGGAACGAAGCGGACCACCGGATGCAGACACCGTGATCCTGTTGCATGGATGGGGTAGTAACGCCTCGCTCATGCATGCCCTGGCGTTGCCGCTAGCCGCTACGTACCGGGTGCTGGCGCCGGATCTCCCCGGGCACGGCACGACCCCGCCGCCCCCCGAGCCCTGGGGCGTGCCGGAATACGCGCGCCTCATCGCGGCTTTCATGGCTTCGGAAGGCCTGCGACGCGCTCCCATCATCGGGCATTCGAATGGCGGTCGAATCGCCCTTTATATGGCCAGCGAACCGGAATTCGCCCCGCTGATCGAACGCCTCGTCCTGATCAGCCCCTCGGGCATTCGGCCGTCGCGCTCCGCCGGCTACTACCTGCGCAGCGGCCTCGCCCGCACGTTGAAAGCGCCCATGACCCTCCTCCCTCCTCGCCTGCGCGCCATCGGGATGGACTGGCTCAGACACACGTGGATCTGGCCCATGCTGGGGTCCTCAGATTTCCGGCAGTTACAGGGGGTCATGCGCGAGACCTTCGTAAAAACAGTAACCTGTTATCTGGAAGATCGGCTCGACCGGATAACCGCTCCGGTTCTAATCCTCTGGGGCACCCGGGACGATGCCATTTCCCATACCCAGATGACGACGCTGGTATCCGGCCTGCCAAACGCCACGTTAGTCCCGTTACAGGACGCCGGACACTACGGGTACCTCGACCAGCCGGCTCTGACGAGCGAGGCCATCACCCGCTTTCTCGAACCCACGCCCGCCGCCTGA
- the rho gene encoding transcription termination factor Rho: MGEIPFRGILELIGDKKFGFIRELRPELPKGENDAFAPPPLIRKLNLRDGVILEGTLRPGRKGDLQVEKVTTIMGVSPDEWVRTRDYETGSIIYPEEKLNLVTGPTDFSMRAVDLAAPIGKGQRALIVAPPRTGKTILLKQIAAAITRNHPEVALVALLVDERPEEVTDFRRSTSAMVFASSNDREADNHVRVSTLSLEYAKRLVELKRDVVLLLDSLTRLGRNFNLWTEGSGRTLSGGLDSRAMTIPRKIFGAARNIENGGSLTIIATALIETGSRMDEVIFEEFKGTGNSEIVLDRQMADKRIYPAINLRKSGTRNEELLLGDMVAQHHKLFRALNSRPPIEAMQALLRHFQQIPTNERLLNELIPN, from the coding sequence ATGGGAGAGATACCTTTCCGTGGTATACTCGAGCTGATTGGCGACAAGAAGTTTGGGTTTATTCGTGAGTTGCGGCCTGAATTGCCGAAGGGAGAGAACGACGCATTTGCCCCTCCACCGCTGATACGTAAGCTGAATCTGCGCGACGGCGTGATCCTGGAAGGGACGTTACGTCCCGGTCGCAAGGGCGATCTGCAGGTGGAAAAAGTGACCACGATCATGGGTGTTAGCCCGGACGAGTGGGTGCGGACGCGGGACTACGAGACCGGTTCGATCATCTACCCCGAAGAGAAGCTGAATCTCGTGACGGGGCCGACGGATTTTTCGATGCGCGCCGTGGACCTCGCCGCACCGATCGGGAAAGGGCAGCGTGCCCTCATTGTGGCGCCGCCCCGGACCGGCAAGACCATTCTTTTGAAGCAGATTGCGGCGGCAATTACCCGAAACCACCCGGAGGTTGCCCTCGTGGCGCTGCTCGTGGATGAGCGGCCCGAGGAAGTGACGGATTTCCGCCGATCCACCTCTGCCATGGTCTTTGCATCCTCTAACGATCGGGAAGCGGATAACCACGTCCGCGTTTCCACGTTATCCCTGGAATACGCCAAGCGGCTTGTGGAGCTCAAGCGGGATGTCGTGCTGTTATTGGACTCGTTGACGCGCCTCGGCCGCAACTTCAACCTGTGGACGGAAGGCAGTGGGCGAACGTTGTCCGGCGGTCTGGATTCTCGGGCCATGACGATCCCTCGAAAGATATTTGGCGCCGCGAGGAATATCGAAAACGGCGGCTCGCTGACCATCATTGCCACGGCCCTGATCGAGACGGGCAGCCGCATGGACGAAGTGATTTTTGAGGAATTCAAGGGGACGGGCAATTCCGAAATTGTGCTGGACCGCCAGATGGCCGATAAACGCATCTACCCGGCGATCAATCTACGGAAGAGCGGCACCCGAAACGAGGAGTTGCTCCTGGGCGATATGGTGGCACAGCATCACAAGCTTTTCCGGGCGCTGAACAGCCGGCCGCCGATCGAGGCCATGCAGGCATTGCTGCGCCATTTCCAGCAGATCCCGACGAACGAACGTCTGCTCAATGAGCTGATCCCGAATTAG
- a CDS encoding TetR/AcrR family transcriptional regulator: MEVPTSRRARERQLRRDAILSAARVEFAEKGFEHAKLDDIARRAEFGKGTLYNYFREGKEAMLFALFDGFYDDMERLVRVSFLPVEEKKITFRQALYDYTLSCLSFYLHDKELFLILVKEAHRMCFGENEGHASYFRAQQERIVHAFTVPIEAAMGAGTIRTMDVHATAHIILGNIQGLQVHLLLAGDTACSPLAPESAAGFLTHLLMDGLSV, translated from the coding sequence ATGGAGGTACCAACGTCCCGAAGAGCACGCGAACGCCAGTTGCGGCGAGATGCCATCCTGTCGGCCGCGCGGGTGGAGTTTGCGGAGAAAGGATTCGAGCATGCCAAGCTCGATGACATTGCGCGTAGGGCGGAGTTCGGCAAAGGGACCCTGTACAACTACTTCAGGGAGGGCAAGGAGGCCATGTTGTTTGCCCTCTTTGATGGGTTTTACGACGACATGGAGCGGCTGGTGCGGGTCTCGTTTTTACCCGTCGAAGAGAAGAAAATAACGTTCCGTCAGGCGCTCTATGACTATACGTTGTCATGCCTCTCGTTCTATTTACACGACAAGGAGCTTTTTCTCATTCTCGTAAAAGAGGCACATCGGATGTGTTTTGGAGAGAACGAAGGGCATGCGTCGTATTTCCGGGCGCAACAGGAGCGCATTGTACACGCGTTTACCGTACCGATAGAGGCGGCCATGGGCGCCGGCACGATCCGTACCATGGACGTGCATGCGACGGCGCACATCATCCTGGGCAATATTCAGGGGCTACAGGTGCACCTGTTGTTGGCCGGCGACACCGCCTGCTCGCCGCTGGCTCCGGAGTCGGCAGCCGGGTTTCTGACCCATCTTTTAATGGATGGACTGAGTGTCTGA
- a CDS encoding TolC family protein — MLYRCPLRLLKAFGLVFVVLVIAAPRVGYGQFASISPLSPREPITLTLEEALQIAYIQNYAMKDARLGVEEADAQVKEGYGQLYPQIEASSSYTRNLKSANPFSGSSAGNLFSSLGFIDWLAYNERSRTDEDPGTDPLTFDDFIDRQQEGIDRAGIILDAQDNPFAVPNQFQSGITITQKIFDFSAFIAVKGASRYLTTGREYGLKRQEQVMIDEVRAAFYQALLAQESIEVARQSVGRTGATLSEISRQVTQGVTPKFQRLSMEVELANLETALLQTSNRAEQAFDQLKVVVGIPVDQPLHLVGQLAVDSIGEFQTISMEDAVGVAIDQRPDLDQLRESIKLQQLNARVTRSSYLPTLNAFANFSYVGNVPGNRTFLIADADDPFTFSQGSNSFFSSSYWNPAINVGFQLRWRLFDGFQSRYRAQQATIAADRLEVQFDQQLQGVRQEVALALRNLEAARMQIASQERNSERAALNYAYAGKRLEEGVATPLEVRNVSDQLDQSRLNHLQAIHDYLRARSAFETAVGMPLANSEELNLALARWRE; from the coding sequence ATGCTGTATCGTTGTCCATTAAGGTTGTTGAAGGCGTTCGGCCTGGTCTTCGTGGTGCTGGTGATCGCCGCCCCTCGGGTGGGCTACGGGCAGTTCGCCTCGATTTCACCCCTGTCGCCTCGAGAGCCGATCACGCTTACACTCGAAGAGGCGCTGCAAATCGCTTATATCCAGAATTATGCGATGAAAGATGCGCGGCTGGGGGTAGAGGAAGCGGATGCCCAGGTAAAGGAGGGGTATGGCCAGTTGTATCCTCAGATCGAGGCATCGAGCAGCTATACGCGTAACTTGAAGAGCGCCAACCCGTTCTCGGGCAGTTCGGCCGGCAATCTCTTCTCCTCGCTGGGGTTTATAGACTGGCTGGCGTACAACGAGCGTTCCCGTACAGACGAAGACCCCGGCACGGACCCTCTTACGTTTGACGATTTCATCGATCGGCAACAAGAGGGTATCGACCGCGCCGGCATCATTCTGGACGCGCAGGACAACCCGTTCGCCGTGCCGAACCAGTTTCAGTCCGGCATTACCATCACTCAGAAGATCTTCGACTTCAGCGCGTTCATTGCGGTGAAAGGCGCATCGCGCTACCTGACGACTGGCCGGGAGTACGGGCTCAAACGGCAGGAACAGGTCATGATCGACGAGGTTCGCGCCGCCTTCTACCAGGCGCTCCTGGCTCAGGAATCGATTGAAGTCGCGCGTCAGAGTGTGGGACGCACCGGCGCCACGCTCAGTGAAATCTCACGCCAGGTGACGCAAGGAGTGACGCCCAAATTTCAGCGCTTGAGCATGGAGGTGGAGCTGGCGAACCTCGAGACGGCTTTGTTGCAAACCTCCAACCGCGCCGAGCAGGCGTTCGATCAGCTCAAGGTAGTCGTTGGCATCCCGGTCGATCAGCCCCTCCATCTGGTGGGGCAACTCGCCGTGGATTCCATTGGAGAGTTTCAGACCATCTCGATGGAAGACGCCGTGGGCGTGGCCATCGACCAACGGCCCGACCTCGACCAGTTGCGCGAGAGCATCAAACTGCAGCAGTTGAATGCGCGTGTGACACGAAGCAGTTATCTGCCCACGCTGAACGCGTTCGCCAACTTCAGCTATGTCGGTAACGTACCGGGCAATCGGACCTTCCTGATCGCCGACGCGGATGATCCGTTTACGTTCAGCCAGGGGTCGAATTCCTTCTTCAGCTCCAGTTACTGGAATCCGGCGATTAATGTGGGCTTCCAACTGCGTTGGCGGCTGTTTGATGGATTCCAGAGCCGTTACCGGGCTCAACAGGCGACCATCGCCGCGGACCGCCTCGAGGTGCAATTCGATCAGCAACTGCAAGGCGTCCGGCAGGAGGTGGCGCTGGCGCTTCGTAACCTGGAGGCCGCCCGCATGCAGATTGCCAGCCAGGAACGGAATAGCGAGCGGGCCGCATTGAATTATGCCTACGCCGGCAAACGGCTCGAGGAGGGCGTCGCCACGCCGCTGGAAGTGCGGAATGTATCCGACCAGCTGGATCAGAGCCGGCTGAACCACCTCCAGGCCATCCACGACTACCTGCGCGCTCGGAGCGCGTTCGAAACGGCTGTCGGCATGCCGCTCGCCAATTCGGAGGAACTGAATCTTGCCCTTGCCCGCTGGCGCGAATAA